AGGGCACGCCCAGCTCCCGCGCGATGGTCTCCGCCGCGTCGCGCGTCTGCTGACTGGAGTACGGGCTGGGCATGTAGAACGCCTGGATGAGCGAGCCCGGGTTGTCCGGCCGCGCGCGCTTCGCGTACCGGTGCGCGATGAGCAGCGTGAGCAGCGAGTCCCGTCCGCCCGACAGCGCGATGCCGAACAGCTTGAAGGCGCGCGTCTTCTCGAAGTAGTCGCCCACGCCCAGGGACAGCGCGTCCAGGATGTCCTCGCACAGCGCCACGCGCGCGGTGCGGCGGGTGTCCGGCGCGGGCAGGAAGAAGCTGCGGTGCGCGGGCACGGGGTACGTCAGCTTCTGGCGCTCGGTCTTCACCGCCTGCGTGCAGTCCAGCGTGGGCACCTGCTTGCCACCGGCCGTGACCCAGTCCTCGCGGTCCACGCGCCAGGTGGTGTTCTCCGTGCGCAGGCGCAGCGTGCGGTCCAGGTCCACCACGGCGGAGGTGAAGCCCTGCTGGAAGCGCGGCGTCTCCAGCACGGGGCGGCCGTTCTGATTGATGAAGCCGCCGCCGTCGAAGATGAGGCCGTCGTTGCTGCCCACCGCGTTCGCGTACGCGATGGTGACCTGGTGGTCGGACGCGCGCGTGGCGATGAGCTCGCGGCGCGTCTCCCAGAAGCCCAGCCGGAAGGGGGACGCGGAGAGGTTCACCACCAGCTCGCCGCCGGAGTACGCGCGCCGGCGCATGGGGCCGTCCGCGCTCCAGATGTCCTCGCAGACCTCCGGCGCCACGGTGCCGAAGTCGAACTGGAAGAGGTAGTCGCCCAGCGGCACGCCCCGGTGGCTCTCCGCCATGCCCGGCTGGCCGTGGCCGAAGGTGCGGCCCTCATAGAAGACGTTGTACGTGGGCAGCTTCTCCTTCGGCACCAGGCCCAGGACCTTGCCGCCCGCAACCACCGCCGCGCAGTTGAGGCGCACGCCCTGGTGGGCCACGCCCACGCCCAGGATGCTCACCAGCGGCAGCGCCGCGGTCTCCTTCGCGAAGCGCTCCAACTCCGGCCACTGGTGGTCGATGAAGCCCTGCCACTGGACCAGGTCCTCCGCGGGGTAGCCGGCAATCACCTGCTCGGGGAAGACGCCCAAAGTGACGTCCTCCGCCGCCATCTTCCTCGCCAGGTCCAGCACCCGGTCGGTGTTGGCCTGGAAGGCGCCCACGGTGGTGTTGACGCTGGCAATGCCAATCTTCACGAGCCGCATGGTGCGTCGCTCTCCCTCAAGAAGGCGTGAGGCCCCGAGCAATGCGCGCATGGGGGGGCCAGGGCAAGCGGATGATGCGGCCCCGGGCTCCGGTGCGTTCATTTCCCCGGCATGGAGAGCCGGAAGCTAGTTCATCGGTCCGCTGGGGCGCACCGGCTGCAACTGGCTCAAGAGGTCGCTGACGTCCACCAGCACCTGCTCCAGGCGGCGCCGCACGTCCAGCTCGCCCAGGAGCTCCTGCCGCCGTCCGGGCTCTGGCACCAGCGCGGATGCCACCACGTCCGCCAGCATGCCCCCACCGGCGCGGGCGGCCACGGGCAGCAGGCTCTCCGCGAACGAGGGTGGCACCCGGCCCGCCAGCTCGAAGACGGCCTGGCGCAGCTGCTCCTCCTCTGGCCCGGTGTAGGGCGGATCCGCCAGCACCTGGGCGCGCACCTGGCGGTAGAGCGTGTCCGGCGACAGCTCCTTCACCATCCGTACGCGGCTGACGCCCTGCAGGAGGATGTTGTAGCGCCCGTCCTCCACCTGTTCGTCCCAGACGATGACGCCCGCGCACATCAGGGACTGCAGCGGCGGACGGCCCTCGTAGTTGCCCTCCCAGCCCGGCTCCAGCTGGCCCAGGGCCAGCACCCGGTCCGTGGCGAGGGCGTCCTTCACCAGCGCCCGGTAGCGCGGCTCGAAGATGTGCAGGGGAATCACGGTGTGCGGGAACAGGACCGCCGACGGGAGGGGAAACACCTTCAGCGCACCGGCGGCGCGTTCCACGGTTTCTTGTGCGGTCATGGTCACCCTTCCCCGTGTGTAAGCCCCCGGGGCATGGGGCGCATTCCAATCAGGCAGGCATCCGGGCCCGGGGTCCCGGTGGCAAGGGCCTCGGGTTCCGCTAGGGTGCGCCCCCGAATGTCCTCTACCGAGCCTTCCCCCCAGACCTCCCCGGCCGCCCCGGCCGCTGACGCCCCGAAGCTGTCCTGGTACCGCCGGATGTACCTGCGCGTGGAGGCCGCCGCCTCCACCCCGCATGCGCTCGCCACGATGATGGTGGTGTCGGTGGTGGATGGTTCCGTCTTCCCCATCCCGCCCTTCGCGGTGCTGGTCCCCATGGTGCTCGCCCAGCCGAAGAAGTGGGTGCGCTACTGCCTGCTGGGCACCCTGGCGAGCCTGGTGGGCGGCCTCATCGGCTACGGCCTGGGCGCCTTCGTGGGCGAGGGCATCACGCAGCTCCTGCACATCGACCTGAACGTGCGCGTGGACCGCTTCGGCGTGTCCGGCACGGTGGGCGAGTTGCTGGGGCGCAACTTCTGGGTGCTGGCGCTGCTGTGCTCCATCCTGCCCACGCCGTTCAAGATCGTCGCCATTGGCAGCGGCCTGGTGTCGGTGCCGCTGGAGCGCTTCCTGCTGGCGTCCGTCATCGGCCGCTCGGTGCGCTTCTTCCTGGTGGGCAGCGTGGTGCGCTTCTTCGGCCCCACCGCCCGCAAGTGGCTGCGCGTCTGACGCACGCCTAACCGCGGCGCGTGCCGCCCACCGCGCCGCGCGCCGCCACCTTCGGGGAGCTGCCCTCCAGCATCTCCTCCACCGTGGACAGCAGCACGTCCGGGCGCACCGGCTTCTCCAGCACCCGCTGGGCCACCGTCTCCACGAACGCTCTCGCCTCCGGCGATGACGCCCCACCGGAGATGAACACCACCCGCGACGCCAGCTCGGGCGCCTCCTGCTGGAGCCACCGGTACACCGCGATGCCGTCCATGCCCGGCATCTGGAGGTCGCACAGCACCACGTCGAAGGACTCGCCCGCGGACACCCTCGCCAGCGCGTCCTCGCCGCGCGTGACGGTGACGACCTCGTGGGCGGGCTCCAGCAGCAGGCGCATGGACTGCGCCAGCCGGGGCTCGTCGTCCACGATGAGCACCCGCCCGCGCCGCCCGGAGGCCGCCGTCTCCGGCTCCTCCGAGACGTGCGCCACCGCGTGCAGCGGCACCAGGCTCCCCGCGCTCTGCACGGGCGCGGGCGGCAGGAGCAGCGTGAAGGTGGCGCCCTGGCCCGGCACGCTGCGCACGCGCAGGTCGCCTCCGTGCGTGCGGACGATCTGCTGACAGATGGCGAGCCCCAGTCCGGTGCCCTCGTCGCTGCCCTTGGTGGTGAAGAACGGGTCGAAGATGCGCGGCAGCACGTCCGGCGGGATGCCGCCGCCCGTGTCCTCCACCTCCACGCGCGCGTGGCCGGACGGGTCCGTGCCGGTGCGCACGCGCACCTCGTGGCGGCCGGGGTCCCCTTCGGGGATGGCCTGCAGCGCGTTCACCAGCAGGTTGAGCAGCACCTGGCCCAGCCGCGCCTCGCTGCCCAGCACGCGCGGCACCGGCCCGAAGTCCTCCACCAGCCGCGCGCGCGAGCGCAGGGCGTGCAGCACCACGCGCACCGCGGGCGGCACCAGCGCGTTCAGGTCCACCAGTCCGCGCTCCGGCGCGCCCTCGCGGCTGAACACCTGCAGGTCCCGGACGATGAGGCGGATGCGCTCCGCGCCCTCCTGGGCCCCGCGCACGCTGGAGAGCGCGTCGCGCACGCCCGCCGGAGCCTGTGCCCCTTCCGCCGCGAGGCTCCTGCGTGCGGCCTCCAGGTTCAGCGCCAGGTAGGCCAGCGGGTTGTTGATTTCATGGCCCACGCCCGCGGCCAGCGTGCCCACGGCCGCCACGCGCTCGGCGGCCACCAGCCGCGCCTGCAGCTCCTTCGTCGCGGTGACGTCGCGGTGGGTCGCCACGAAGTGCGTCACGGCCTGGCCGTTGGCGCGCACCGGGGACAGCTGCATCTCGCTCCACACCCGCGTGCCGTCCGGCCGCGTCAGCGCCACCTCCGCGCGCAGCGAACGCTCCTCGCGCAGCGCCTCCAGCAGCCGCTGCCGGTCCCCGCCGTCCGCGGACGCCAAGAGCTCCCCGGGCGCCGCGCCGACGAGCTCCTCGCGCCGCCGGCCCACCAGCGCGCACAGGGCCTCGTTGACGAAGACGGTGTGGAGGCCGCCCGACTCGCGCACCTCGCAGATGAGCACGCCCTCGTGCACCGCGCGCACGGTGGTGGCCAGGAGCTCCAGCAGCTCCACCGCCTGGCGGCGCTCCGCGCGCGCCGCCGCGAGCAGGAGGCCCGTCAGCGCGGTGATGCCGATGAAGAGCTGCAGCACCACCAGCCCCCGGTGCGGCAGGTCCACCGTGAAGAACGGGCCCAGCTCCCGCGCCGTGCCGGCGATGGCCGCCAGCGCGATGGAGAGCGAGGACAGCGCCGCCCCCCGCAGCCCGAAGCTCAGGGCCCCCCAGGCCATCAGCGGGAAGAGCAGGAACGTCATCGCGTGCGCCGCCGCGGAGCCCGGCCGCGGGAAGGCGAAGACGCCCACGCACACCCCCACCGTCAGCGCCGTGAGCAGCAGCGCCTCCCACGAGCGCGCCACGCGCCGAGGCCTGCGCAACAGCAGCACCGGCGTCACCAGCAGCATGCCCAGCAGGTCCGCCATCCACCACAGCCAGCCGGCAGGGCCCCACTGCGCGGCGGGCACCACCCCGCCCAGCACGAGCCCCAGCGTGCCCAGCCCCGCGCCCACGAGCGCCCCCAGCCCCGCGCCCGCGCCCAGCCACGCGACGTCGCGCACGCGGTGCAGCTCCCGCGCGCCCTCCATCCGCCGGAACAGCAGCGCCGGCAGCACCGCCTCCAGCGTGGAGCCCAGCACGACGGACAGCCCCACGCCCGGGGTCACATCCATGGCGTACGCCACCGCGCCCGCGCCCAGCGCCACCGCGGGCCAGCGAGACACCCCCAGCAGCAGCAGCCCCCCCAGCGCGACGCCCGACGGCAGCCACACGGGACAGATGTGGCTCTTCTCCGCGGCCAGCGACAGCGCCACCCGCGCGGCCAGCAGGTACACCCCTGCCAGCGCGAGGACCTCCACGAGGCCCCGGACCGGGAACGCCGCCACACGGGCCTGAGGACGACCTTGGATGATGACTCCCCCCGTCCCTTCCAGGCCGTGACATCCGGGCCGAAGGAACATGCGTCATGCTAGCGGGGACCGCAGTGCGTTGCACCCCATCCGCCGGCAGGCCCGCCCGGCAGGCAGGCGGTGTCCGGCAGGGGATGCAATGGACACACTTGGGGACCGTAGGAAGAGGCAAGGAGGAACGAAATCCATGTCGCGTCCCGGTCTTGCTGCGCTGCTGTCGTTCTTCATCCCCGGCGTGGGGCAGATCTACAACGGTGACATCCTGCGCGGGGTCTTCTGGCTCATCATCACGCCCGGCTTCTGGCTGGGCACGGGCGGCATCCTCGGCTGGGTGTGCCACATCATCGCCGCCGCCACCGCGTACAACCGCGCCGAGGACAAGGAGCGGATGAGATACGGCATGGGCTAGTCACGCGGCCCCCCAAGCTCGGGAGTCCTGAAGTCCGGACATGAAAAAGGGGCCCACCGGCCCCTCGCCCACCGCCGCCCCGGTGCCCTCATGGGCCGGGGCGGTGTCGCTTCATGAAGCTCAGGTATTGAACGCGTCGGGCAGCGGCTGCGGGCCCGGGATGATGCCGGCAATATCGGGATCCTCTTCGCCCGGCCCGCGAGTCGGACGGTTGTCCTTCTCGGTCTTGCGCTCGGCCTTCTTGGCGTCCTTCTCGCGCTGCTTCTGCGCGCGCGCCATCTCCTTCTGCCGCTTTGTGGACCTTCCCTGCATGGAACCTCCTGGGAAAACATTGACCGAAAAAGAGGCCCGGCCCCGTCAAGGCCGGACCTCGTGGATGCGTGAAGAGCAACCGAGCCGGCAGGCTCAGCCGACCGGGCGGACGTTCTCCGCCTGCAGGCCCTTGGGGCCCTTCTTCACGTCGAACTCCACCTTCTGACCCTCGGCCAGGGTGCGGAAGCCGTCCGACTGGATGGCCGTGTGGTGGCAGAACACGTCCGGACCACCGCTGTCCTGCGTGATGAAACCAAAGCCCTTCGCATCATTGAACCACTTCACCGTACCACTTGCCATGATCTGCTTCCTTGTCCCACAGACAACCCGGCGAGAGCGCCGGGCTGCCCGCCCCGTGACTTTGGGGCGAAGACCGCGCCTTAACCCTGAACAGGCATGAAGTCGAGCCGGGAACCACTCCCGGCCTCCCTCACGCCGTCGAAGGTAACAACCTCAATCTCGGGGTGAAACGCCTTCTCGGGGCCGGGCATTTCCAGGTGGCTGACGCTCCAGGCAGCCAGGGGGTGACAGGTTTCGGGTCCTGCGGTGTTTTGGAATAGTTTCCACCCCTGAACACTTCCGCCTGGACGTGTCCTATCGTGGAATCCGCCCGTACCCGCTCCAGCCTGCCTTCCCCCTCCCGTGAGGCGTCCCTCCCAGTGACAAACCCGACCCGTGTGACCTTTGGCCAGCGCGATGCCTCCTTCGCGGAGGACCTGAAGCGGCGCGTCTCCGAGTACTTCGAGACCCGGAACCTCTCGCAGCGGGCCAACAAGGCCATGTACGTGAAGGCCCTGTCCATCCTGGGCTTCACGGCGGGCGTCTACGGCCTCTTGCTCAGCGGCCACTTCAATGCCTGGGGCATGCTGGGGCTGGCGGTGCTGATGGGCGTGGCCATCGCGGGCATCGGCTTCTGCATCGGCCATGACGGCGTGCACGGCTCGTACAGCGACGACGCGAAGGTGAACACGGCGGTGGGCCTCGCGTTCGACCTGATTGGCGCGAACAGCTACATGTGGCGCATCACCCACAACGTCCTGCACCACACGTACACCAACATCCAGGGCATGGACGAGGACCTGACGGTGAGCCCGCAGCTGCGGCTGTCGCCGCACAGCGAGTGGAAGGCGTACCACCGCTTCCAGCACCTGTACGCGTTCGCGGCCTACTCGCTGACCACCGTCTTCTGGGTGTTCGCCAAGGACTACAAGTACTTCTTCCAGAAGGACCTGGGCCCCTACAAGGACAAGAAGCACGCGCCGGCCGAGTGGGCCCGCCTGCTGGCGATGAAGGCCGTGTACTACGGCTGGACGCTGGTGATTCCGTGGCTGGTGCTGGACGTGACCTGGTGGCAGTTCGTGGTGGGGCAGCTGGCCATGCACATGACGGCGGGCTTCATCCTGGGCATCGTCTTCCAGCTGGCCCACGTGGTGGAGGACGCGGAGTTCCCCCTGCCGGACACGGACGGCAAGGTGGAGGACGCGTGGATGGCGCACCAGCTGCGCACCACCGCGAACTTCGCCCGCAAGAACCGCCTGCTGAGCTGGTACGTGGGCGGCCTCAACTTCCAGGTGGAGCACCACCTGTTCCCCAAGGTGTGCAGCATCCACTACCCGGCCCTGAGCGAAATCGTGAAGGCCACCGCCCAGGAGCACGGCCTGCCCTACATCGAGGCGAAGACCTTCCGCAGCGCCGTGGCGTCGCACTACCGGATGCTCAAGATGCTGGGCCGTCCGCCCGCGGTGGACGCCGCCGCGGAAGAGGCCAAGCCGAAGCTCGCCGTGGCCGCCTGATCCACGAAGCCACCGCGCGGTAGCCACCAGGGGCCGTCCTCCTCATCCGAAGGAGGCGGCCCCTTCCGCTTTTCAGGGGGCCGCGGTCCGCAGCGCGGCCAGCAGCTCACCGGCCGAGGAGACCACCGCGCGGGCCCCGTGCGCGCGCAGCTCCTCCGCCGTGCGGAAGCCCCAGGTGACGCCCACGCCGTACATGCCCGCGGCCTTCGCGGTGTCCATGTCCACGGACGTGTCCCCCACGAAGCCGCACGCGTCCGGCGCCACGCCCAGCTCCGCCGCCAGGGCCAGCGCGGCGGTGGGGTCTGGCTTGCGTGGGATGCCCGGCCGCTCGCCGTACACGGCCGAGAACGTCACCCCGGGCAGGAGCCGCGCCGCCAGCCGCTTCACGAAGTCGTCGGACTTGTTGCTGAGCACGCCCAGCCGCACGCCGTCCGCCGCCAGCTCCGCGAGCGCGGCCTCCACGCCCGGGTAGGCACACGTCCGGTCGAACAGGTGGGTGTCGTAGTAGGCGTGGTAGGTGGCCAGCACCTGCCCCTGGAGCGAGGGAGCCGCGCCGCCCGTGGCCCGCTCCGCGAGCTTCGCCACGCCCTCTCCCACGAAGCGCAGGTAGGCGGCCTCCGGGTGCGGCGGCAGGCCGTGCTGCTGAAGCGCGTGGTTCATCGCCGTGGCGATGTCCCCCAGCGAGTCCACCAGCGTCCCATCCAGGTCGAAGAGCACGGCGCGCAGGAGCATGGGGCGCTTCTCTAGCAGAAACGCGAACGCCCCGACCCATGCAGGGTCAGGGCGTCTTTTGTAAAGCGCGGCCCCCGGAACCGGCCGGGAGCCGCCGCGAAGCTAGTGGGTCGTGGCGGCGGCGGTCTTCTCACCGGTGGCGGCGCCACCGGCCTGGATGACCGCGAAGTTGATGTTGTTGTAGCCGGCCGTGGCGCAGCTGAACATCACCCGCTTGATGACCTTGAACTGGACGTCCTTGTTGGCCTGGATGTTCACGTCACCCTTGAAGGTTTCGCCACCGCCGGCCATGGAGTGCAGGTCCTCGAACTGCTTCTTCATGTCCCGCAGCTTCTCTTCCAGCGCGGGAATGTTGAGGTACTCGTCCTTGGTGAGGTCCTCCACCCGGCCCACGATGGTCCCCGACACGCTGACCTGGTCGTTGGACACCATCACCACCGGGTGCATCTCCACTTCCTTCACGTTGACCGCTTCGGGAAGGACGATGTCCTTGGTCATCATCAGCACCTCGCCCGTCGCGGAGAAGTTCGCGATGAGGAAGAGCACGATGATGACGAACATGTCGACGAGCGGGGTGATGAGCAGGTCCGCGTTGCCGTTCTTCTTGCCGTGACCGCCGTGGCCGAAGACCTTGGAGTGCTCCAGCCGCTTGCCGTACCGCTTACCGGGAATCTTGATGCCCATGGCGTTCGCTGACTCCTGTTAGCCCATCGCCGCGGAGACCGACACCTGGGGCAGCCCGGAGCCGATGCACTCGTCGATGATGCGGACCAGGTCCTCGTAGCGGACCATGTCCTCGGTCTGGAGGGTGATGGCGGACTGGTCCGGCAGCTGCGCCTTCAGCTCCTTGAAGCGCGCAATCAGCTTGGACAGGTCCGGCCGGCCCTTGTCATCCCGGGTGAGAGGAATGGGGTCGAAGGCGCTCTGGTCGGCGGTGAGGCGCATCTCCGTGGGCGACACCAGGAGGGTGAGCTGGACCGTCTTGGTCTTCTCCTCCTCCTGCTGCTCGTCCGTGGAGGCCCCACCGGCCTGCGACACCTGGAGACGGCCAATCTGGGTCCAGACCGCCGTCATGATGAGGAAGCTGATGGTCACTGCCATCAGGTCGATGAAGGGCACCATGTTGATGGCGGTGTCGAGCGGCTTCTTGCCACCCTTTCCACCGGTGCCCAGGTCCATTCCGCCGGCCATGGCGACTACCTCCCAACCCTACCGCGCTCTTCGCGCACGAACGACGTTTCAAGAAGACTGCGAAGGCTGGCGCGCCTCCCGGTGCTCTGCATGCCTCGGAGCATCCAGACAGCGCGCCAGTACCGCCGGTTCCACTTCCACCGCGCTACGGCGAGGAGCGACTACTCCTCGGCGTGGGCGGAGGCCGGGATGTTCAGGTTCTTGAACTTGTCGCGGTTGGCCACGATGAGGTTCAGCACGGAGACGCTGGTCTCGTTGATGTCGTTGATGATGCCCTGGGTGCGGCCCATCAGCACGGAGAAGGCCACGAGCGCCGGGATGGCCGTGAGCAGACCGAAGCCCGTGCAGTTCATGGCTTCAGAGATGCCGTTCGCCAGAATGGTCGCCTTGTCGGCCGGGTTCACGTTCGCCACCGCCTCGAAGCAGGTGATGAGACCGTTCACCGTGCCCAGGAGGCCCGCGAGCATCGCCGCGTTGCCGAGCATCGCCAGGTAGCCCGTGCGCGCCTCCAGCTTCGGCGTCTCACGCAGGCTGGCCTCGTCGAGCGCCGCCTGGACCTCTTCCTGGCCCTTCGGCACGTTCATCAGGCCGGCCTTGACGACGTTGGTCAGCGGCGTGCTCTTCTGGCCGGCCACGTAGTTGATGGCCTTGTCCAGGTCGCCCGCGTAGATGTGCTTCTTCAGGCCGCGCAGGAAGCCCTCCTTGTTGATGGAGGCCTTGCCGAACAGGACGATGCTGCGCTCGATGATGATGGAGAGCGCGATCACCAGACAGACCGCGATGGGGTACATACCGGCCTGACCGGACTCCCAGCGGCGCCCCAGCTCCTGCAGGAAGGTCTCATTGCTTCCGCCGGCGTTGGCGAGGACGGACAGATTGGCTACGAACCCCAGGTTCATCACGGAAAGCCTCCAGATGGACGGCGCGGCACGCGCCTGCGAGCCGCTCCGCACTGCTACCGGCCGGGTGGACCTCCACCCTGGTCAGCGGCAGGAATTTTGGATCACGGTGGCGCCGAGTCTAGGAACCGCTCCCAGGCGTGTCAAGGCAGGCACCCTCAGCGTTAGTTACTGAAATCTCACAGGAATTTTGCGTTGGCGCGCGGCTTGCCAAGTCGCTCCACAGGGCACAGGACGGGCCCTTTTCAGTGGCTTGCGCAACAGGCATGCCAGCGATTTGGGCACCTTCGGGTGACGTGTTAGGCGGGGAAACCATGGCCAGGAAGCGCATTGGTGAGCTGCTCGTGGAACGCGGCGCGATCACCCCCGAGCAGTTGGAGGCGGGGCTCGCGGCGCAGCGGCAGACGCGGCAGCGGTTGGGCGTGACGCTCATCGGGCAGGGCGCCATCACGGAAGCCACGCTGGCCCAGGCGCTCAGCGAGGCGCTGGGGATGCCGCAGGTGGACCTGGCGGCGATCACCCCGGACTGGGCGGCGGTGCACCTGCTGCGCGCGCGCTTCTGCGAACAGCACGACCTGTTCCCGTACGCGCTGGAGAACGTGGGCGGCAAGCGCCAGTTGGTGGTGGCGATGGCTGATCCGCTGAACATCACCGCCATCGAAGAGATTGAGTTCACCAGCGGACTGAAGGTCAGCGGCCGGGTGACGGCGCTGTCCGCGGTGCGCGGCGCCATCCTGCGCTACTACCACAAGGTCCCCGTGGCCACGGGCCCCCGCCCCGCTCCGGCGCGTCCGCCAGCAAGGGCCGCTCCGGCGCCCGCGCGGCCGGCCGTGGTGGAGGACGACGAGGAGGTCATCGTCGGCGAGGAGCTGCCCGCGTCGGAGAAGACGCAGCGCACGTCGCTGGCGGACCTCATCCGCGAGCGCGAGGAGCAGGCGAAGCGCAAGCGCGGCGGCGCGGTGGACAAGGCCAAGGCCAAGGCGCCGTCGTCCGGTGGCGGCGGCGTGCTGGACGACCTGGACTACCTCTTCGGCCAGGCGGCGCGCGAGGAGCCGGACCGGCTGGAGGAGCTGGAGCGCCGCTTCTGGGCGCTGATGCGCATCATGGCGCGCAAGGGCCTGCTCACGAACGACGAGTTCCGGCGCGAGCTGGATGACGAGGGCGGCGAGGGCTGAAGCGCCCCCCGCCGCTCGCGCTCAGTCCGTGGCCAGGGGCAGCCGCACCGTGAAGGTGGTGCCCTGCCCCAGCGTGCTCTCCACGGTGAGGCGTCCGCCGTGGTTCTCCACGATGCCCTGGCAGATGGACAGGCCCAGGCCGGTGCCGCGCCCTTCCGGCTTGGTGGTGAAGAAGGGCTCGAAGATGCGCGACAGGTTGCGCTGCTCGATGCCGGTGCCGGTGTCGCGCACGCGCACCACCGCCTCCGTGCCCTCCTGAAGCGTGGTCAGGTACACCTGTCCGCCGGGCGGCATGGCGTGGCAGGCGTTGGTGATGAGGTTGA
This DNA window, taken from Corallococcus coralloides DSM 2259, encodes the following:
- a CDS encoding general secretion pathway protein GspE, with the protein product MARKRIGELLVERGAITPEQLEAGLAAQRQTRQRLGVTLIGQGAITEATLAQALSEALGMPQVDLAAITPDWAAVHLLRARFCEQHDLFPYALENVGGKRQLVVAMADPLNITAIEEIEFTSGLKVSGRVTALSAVRGAILRYYHKVPVATGPRPAPARPPARAAPAPARPAVVEDDEEVIVGEELPASEKTQRTSLADLIREREEQAKRKRGGAVDKAKAKAPSSGGGGVLDDLDYLFGQAAREEPDRLEELERRFWALMRIMARKGLLTNDEFRRELDDEGGEG